The sequence gtgctgttatcctGAAGTTAGagtatattactaaataatataaatagcgagtgtggaataatggtggatcggtgtgcggaattgtcctaagcaattattaacaagatcgatagtcgtcattgcaatttcatatgagggagaggcataaactagcgtacttttcctacttggatcatatgctcttatgattggaaactctagcaagcattcgcaaatactaaaagattcattaaggtaaaacccaaccatagcattaaagcatcaagtccccttttatcccatacgcaacaacccccttactcgggtttaagcttctgtcactctagcaacccacgataagcgaatcatgaacgtattgcaacaccctacagtgggaatccctcacgcttgcgcgacacggagggcactataggacagcaccaaaataaaacatacaactcgtaccaatctagatcatcaatcaactcaaggaaaaaagatatctactcaaaacatcataggatggcaacacatcattggatcataatatgtagcataaagcgccatgttcaagtagggattacagcggggtgcgggagagtggaccgcgtaaaagagatgaggatggtgatgatgatggtgatgttgatgaagacgatcaccgcgtcgatgattcccctcctgatgacactccggtgccaccaagagagaggaggagaggttctcccccttgtgcttcctcctccatggctttccccctttggtccttggccttcatggagatgatggcccctccgagatcctcctccatggcctccggtgatgacggtcccctccggcagggtgccggagagggcctagattgatttctcgtggctatagaggcttgcggcggtggaacttctgatctaggttaattcccgaaggtttcagtatttataggaatttttggcattggtttcacgtcaagggggcctccgggctgtccacgagataggagggcgcccccccagggggggcgcccccctgtctcatgggcagcccgggactcctctggcccaactccgatgctccgtggtcttcttttggtgcagaaaaaatcctcaaaaattggcacgtcatttggactccgtttggtatcccttttctgtaaaacactaaaacaaggagaaaacagaaactagcagtgggctctaggttaataagttagtcccaaaaatcatataaaatgacatataaatgcttataaaacatcaTGGATGGAtgaaataatagcatgaatacttcataaattatagatacgttggagacgtatcaaggggtgCCTGTGGCCTATGGGCACTCCCCTGGGTGCCTCCGGTTCCCAATGACCTATGTACTTCTCAAAACCCCCAAACATAATTAACGTGCATTTTTTTCGTCGTCGCCGCCACATCGCATTTCCAAGGCAATCTTTGTTTTCAGCCCTGGCCCGGAACTCCTCCGTAGGGGAAAGCCATCTTCATCTTCACCAACCTCGATGCTTGAACTCCAAAATGAGTTGTGAGTAGTGCATCCCTAGACTATGGGTTCAAGAGAGTAGCCAAAGTTGTAATGTACCCATCTTGATGTGTTTATATGTTCAATTCAATAGCCATGTGACCTACCCTACATGATTATGGTTTATCTAATGTATTTGCAGCTGTGATGTTGATCATGTGAAGAAATTAGTTTTTATGTTCAAATTTATGCATGCCGATTTGTTGGCGCATCTAGTGGGTCTTGCAGTATTTATTGATATGTCGTTGTTTTTGTGTTAGTCTACATGTGCTTCCAGGGCTACAACCATGGCAAAAATGGTAGAAATGACTCACAGTAAGATTAACATGAATTTTTTCTAAAAACCATGAAACTTTTGTGCGATGTGGCTTGGCAAATCTCTCAAAAAATCATATGGGTAAGTCAAAAACATGGATGAAAAATCATATGGAAAACTCAAAACATGACGGGTTTTGTTTAATCAAACATGGCAATTTTTGTTTAGTCAAACACGGTATTTTAGAGAAAATTGTATTGGTCACATGACATGGCAAATTTCTGAAAATATCATATGGAAAAATTACAACATGGCAAAATAAAACCATATGGCAAATTCAAAAAGATGGCCGTTTTTGTTTAGTCAAAATAGCCTTTTATAGAGCAAATTATATTTTGTTAGGTGGCTTCTTTTGTGAAGTGGCATGTCAAATGTATCACACATCAGTAAGTTCTTGTTCAAATGATTGTTGAGCAATTATTTTTTGTTATGAGATAGTATCAACTCATAATATCCGGAAGAAAATCttttttttttgccatggcaaatcttTGTACTAGGTATATGGCAAGTTACATGTGCAAACAATGTCCACATGGAAAATTCCTAATGGAAAATAATGTTTTAACATGTCAGTTTCCTAGATGGCAAATTCCTAAAGGCTAATAATACATGGCAATTCACTAGAGTTTTTCTTAATGCCAACATGTGAAAATAATTTATTAACATGGCAAATTCATAGAGTTGTCGCGGCATATAATATTAGGACATGGCAAATTGTTGCTCTTCTTTAACAAAACTTTTCTAATGTTGCCATGTGTAAAGTTTCATTGTAGGTAGCATGGCATTTTTTTAGAGCATGATATTTTTACCTTTTAGACCATGTCATTTAATTTGGTAGACCATGACATTTTTATTAACTAGACCATGGTAGTTTTATTGTACATGGCATGAATTTTTTTATTTACACCATGGCAACTTTATTATTTGGAACATGACAAATATATTGAACTTANNNNNNNNNNNNNNNNNNNNNNNNNNNNNNNNNNNNNNNNNNNNNNNNNNNNNNNNNNNNNNNNNNNNNNNNNNNNNNNNNNNNNNNNNNNNNNNNNNNNNNNNNNNNNNNNNNNNNNNNNNNNNNNNNNNNNNNNNNNNNNNNNNNNNNNNNNNNNNNNNNNNNNNNNNNNNNNNNNNNNNNNNNNNNNNNNNNNNNNNNNNNNNNNNNNNNNNNNNNNNNNNNNNNNNNNNNNNNNNNNNNNNNNNNNNNNNNNNNNNNNNNNNNNNNNNNNNNNNNNNNNNNNNNNNNNNNNNNNNNNNNNNNNNNNNNNNNNNNNNNNNNNNNNNNNNNNNNNNNNNNNNNNNNNNNNNNNNNNNNNNNNNNNNNNNNNNNNNNNNNNNNNNNNNNNNNNNNNNNNNNNNNNNNNNNNNNNNNNNNNNNNNNNNNNNNNNNNNNNNNNNNNNNNNNNNNNNNNNNNNNNNNNNNNNNNNNNNNNNNNNNNNNNNNNNNNNNNNNNNNNNNNNNNGAAGTTACACACATTTTGCCATTAATACCATTTTTCTAGTATCATGGACGTTTTCGGTGTGCATCATGGCAATTTTATAATAGGTAACATGTCAAATTCTCTTTTGTCAATACATTCTTTATTTTTGTAGATACCATGGCAATTTTTTGAACATGCGGAAAATGTATCTACTGTAGCTCCACAAATATAtggaaattgaaaaaaaaaatctcAATTTTAATATCATGGTAATTATACTAGACTTACGCCATTGTTTTGTAAATTTACTTTTTGTGAGCAAATTAtgcatttattattattattattaataggACATTTTGATAGCATGACATTTTTATTAAATAACATGATCTTAAAGAGGATAGCATATTTTTTATTAGGAGAATGTCATTTTTATTATTGAGAGTATGTATTTTCTTAATGGCATGACTTTTTTATTATTAAGTGCATGAAATTTTTGTTTAACAGGATGGCACTTTTATTATGGATGGACAGATGAAAATTTTCGAAGTTTCTGTCATTTTTTCAATAATGGGGTAGTGGGATGGCAATGTCGAGGTTCTTTTTTTAAATAGCACGccatttcttttttctgtttttctgtaaTTTGTGTTTTTTGGGATGTACAACAATCAGATCATTTTGAACATGACGGTGTTTTGATTTATGTACATCAAGGCGTTTTTCTATTGTTATAACTTTTTAAAATGAGGCCCATAGAAGTTTTTATGTTTGGGCAATAGGTAACAGCAAAATGGGATTTATTTGGCCCAACTTGGAGGCTTACAGACGTGCTTGGAGGGGGGATGGTTCGTTGGGTGGGTTTCCCCTAGCAAACATTTTCGTTCTCTCAAACGGAAGGTTCTTAGTGAATAATCGGTTTGCCAGGACCCCCTTTTCCTCGGGAACGTTCCCCAGTTATCCGGGTCCATTTTTATGGACACTAATATCTGACTACTGATCGGCAGACAGGAGCTCCCATCCGCTGATTTGTTCGCCAGTGGGTGGTCGACTGATGAACCCCCTTGATCCTTCGCCAAGGGAAGGCCATGGCCTACCCCCGATACGCCCATAGGCCCAGTTAACTGTTTTCTTTTAATAAAAACCACTTGATCGTTCACCAAGGGAAGGCCAGGGCAAACCCCCACAAGGCCCATAGGCCCAGTTATCTGTTTTCTTTTAATAAAAACACTATGAACAATAAATAAATATAGATTCTTCTAAATGCAGAGAAACAATTAATTTATAATTGCCATGAACTAAAAAATATGAAAGTTCACACCCTACTTTATAAAACCTGACATTTCTCTAATTTATAAATTTACAAATGGTATGATTAAAAGAAAGTGTTGTgtaatttaaaataaataaattatgaaTTTTCTCATGGTGATGTTTCACCGTGCAAAAAATGCCATGTTTTGAAAACATTTTTTCTTTATTTTGTCATGAAAAATGATATGTTGTAAATATTTTTTTGTGTCAATTAAAGAAAGCCAAATTCTTAATAATAAAATTGACACCCTCTTAATAATACAAATGCaatgagaaaaataataaaaatgccatgctaTCAAATAATACTATTATACTGTTAATAATAAAGCAACCTTCCTCTAATAAATAAAACTACCatgttaataataataataataataataataataataataataataataataataataataataatagttttAAATGACATGCTCTTAGTAATCAAACCACCATtcttaataataataaaaatgtcatGTTAATAGTAATAAAAATGACATGCTCTTACTAATAAAACTCCatcctcttaataataaaaatgccatgttgCTAATTATTAAAGCGCCATACTCTTAATAATAAAAATTGCCATGTGAGAAAGTAAAAAGCAATTCCAAAATTTCCATGAATAATTGATAAAAATCCAAAAGCTTGCCATCAGGCATTATAAAATAGACCTAAAATTTTCCAGGTTTTGGAAGACAAAAATGTCATGGTTTAAAGATAAATAGAAGAATTTCCATGCTATCTATAATTAAAAATTCACATGGAAAGTTTATAAAAATACCTCTCTAAAAATAGCAATATTTGTTTCAAAAAGTGGGAAACCGTGTTGGATTTTTGGGATTCTTCTAGTTGAAAAAGTCGAANNNNNNNNNNNNNNNNNNNNNNNNNNNNNNNNNNNNNNNNNNNNNNNNNNNNNNNNNNNNNNNNNNNNNNNNNNNNNNNNNNNNNNNNNNNNNNNNNNNNNNNNNNNNNNNNNNNNNNNNNNNNNNNNNNNNNNNNNNNNNNNNNNNNNNNNNNNNNNNNNNNNNNNNNNNNNNNNNNNNNNNNNNNNNNNNNNNNNNNNNNNNNNNNNNNNNNNNNNNNNNNNNNNNNNNNNNNNNNNNNNNNNNNNNNNNNNNNNNNNNNNNNNNNNNNNNNNNNNNNNNNNNNNNNNNNNNNNNNNNNNNNNNNNNNNNNNNNNNNNNNNNNNNNNNNNNNNNNNNNNNNNNNNNNNNNNNNNNNNNNNGCCCTCGGCGTGCACCTTGGTCTgcaatttttggagaaaaaaagaACGTTCGCGAGGAAAGCAAGAAACTGTGAACGGCTCCAGCTGACCTATGCCAAAAAAGGAAAGTTCGCTAGGAAAACAGAAAACATCGAACGGCTCCAACCGACCTACGTGGCATCGGGCATCCATCAAGATATGTACAATGGTGAAGGAGGCGTTCGCTGGGGTTGACCTCCTGGTGAACAGTCGCCAGATAGCTTTTTAAGTTTTTATTTCTTGGTAGCAAAGTTGGATATTATTGGTTGCAAATGTGCTTAATAAAGAAGAAAATTAGTATACGGTGAGAAAGCTATTATAGAGTTTTATAGTTTCCTTAACATCCAACATTAAattcttaaaaaaatgaaaaatcaaATTAGGAAGCAGTTCATAGCAAATCACACTTAATTAGCCTTAAATGATTACTCGCAAAATAATAACCTTAACTGATTTTATTTTTGATAACTACCCACAAATGGTGCCCTTGCTTCCAGCAGTTTTGGGAAAAACTGACTAAAGCAAATAAAAATGTCAGGCAATTGATCTTGGACGCGAATATTCAGCAAATGTCAGATTTTTAGGCATGGCAAATCGAATATTTTTCATGGCGAATTATATTAATTGAGGACAACAAGTTTAGTTGACGAGCATAGCAAATCTGCTCAGTTCATCTTTTGGACAGGAAATTGGCGTACTTACAAACTAAATTTGCCATCATTACGTCAATAtaaattgccatgaaaaacatCAGATTTGTCATGTCTAAAAATCTGACATCAGATTTTCAGCGTTACCATTTTTTTCTCTCCAGCGTTTCCGTTGATCCTTAGGTGCTGCGTTAATTTTAAGAGACATCCAGTACTGTTTAGTAAAGCAAAACGCAGAAAAGCTATACATGCTCAAGTGTTCTTTGAGTGAGTGGGAAACGAACGGCATTGATGCGTGGACCTTCACCACGTTGCCTTGTTGGCCTGTTCTCGTCGTCTCGTCGGTCTCACTCGTCGACATGCATTTATTCCGGATTGCCGCAGCGGTGCTCCGTTTCTCATCTCGTAACCTCCTCGATGTGCTTTTCAGCTCCGCTTAGTCACGTTATTGTTATCCTACTATTCCTAGCTCGATCAAGCTGAGTGCGCTTCCCATATGTGGAACAATTTCCCCATGAACGCCGGCAAGCCAGCTAAGTGAGCCCAGCTAAGTTAGCCACCTATGGCCGCTACACAGGGCGAGATATCGAAAGCCACCTAGCTGCACTCCCACATCTCGACTCGCACCGTGATCAATAATCCATCTTCCTATTTATATATGGAACacattctagctagctaattcgATCTTCAGAGTAGGTGGTAATCGGAAATGGCGCTGGCacgccggagcccggcctccctcCTGGTCATCGCCGCGGTTCTCTCCGTTcacggcctcctccccgctccggccgccgccacggggAAGACCGGCCAGCTCACCGTCTTCTGGGGCCGGAACAAGGACGAGGGCTCTCTCAGGGAAGCCTGCGACACCGGCCTCTACACCGCGGTCATCATGTCCTTCCTCAACGTCTACGGCCACGGCAAGTACCGCCTCGACCTCTCCGGCCACCCGCTCGCCGGCATCGGGGACGACATCAGGCACTGCCAGTCCATGGGCATCACCGTTTCCCTCTCGATCGGCGGCTTCGGCGGCGACTACGCGCTCCCGACCAACCGATCCGCGCTCGACCTCGCCGACCACCTCTGGTTCTCCTACCTCGGCGGCAGACGCAGGGGCGTGCGCCGCCCGTTCGGCCGCACGCGGCTCGACGGCGTCGACCTCTTCCTGGAGCGCGGCCGGCCGGCGGAGCACTACGACGCGCTGGCCAGGGAGCTGGCCAGGCGCAAGGCCCGCGGGGGGAAGGCGCCGCGGCTGACGGCGACCCCACGCTACGCGTTCCCGGACCGGCTCGCGGCGCCGGCGCTCTCGACGGGGGTCTTCGAGCGCATCCACGTCAGGTTCTACGACTACCCGGACTGCACGGCGTTCATCGAGGACGCGTGGGGCAGGTGGACGGCGGCGTACCCGGGCAGCAAGATCCACCTCGGCCTCACGGCGTCGGAGAACGCCAGCTGCTACCTGCACCCCAAGGCGCTGTGGGGGATCACGATGCCGATCGTGCAGAAGGCGGCCAACTACGGCGGCGTCATGCTCTGGGACAGGTACTACGACGTGGTGAACGTCCAGGACCACTACAGCAGCTACATCAAGAACTGGGCTTGAGCTCCGGCCATCCTCCACGCATCGCCTTGCGTGCTCCTCCCTTGGCAAACGCCACTAGCTCCTTAACTTGGTTGCGCGTGTGTGAATGGCAAGTAATCTGGTGTTAATCGTCACTCTTGTGTGTTTGTGCAAGAATAAAGGGACGACAGTGCAGGGATAAGATAAAGAGACAGTACTACATTTCAGGTTTGATCATGTTGTTCCCTGTGGATGCCACAATTATCTCCAGATTACTGCTTGATTACGCTTTGAAATGTATGCCCCACAAACGGCCGATCAACCCTTACAAGTATGCGTTCTGAATGAATGTTACCAGCAGCTAGCTTGAAGTGAACGCGCACTTTGCCCCCATCCCCCCCCGCCCCCGCGGCGCGTTTGGTCCGTCGTGTTTTCCTGGTACTCCCTCCCTCTGTTCTATAATAACAAGTGTCGTATTTTTTATTTTAACATCAGTACACAAGCAAGCGTTCATACATACGTATATACACTCACTCTTATGAACacacacaccctatccctatgagcacctccgagagactgaaccGGCATGTCATcttaaaatttacgaagtcactgtaggcgcctcgtcgtcgacgagaacgtctcctcccactgaaagcgcgtcgccggaaattttgaaataaatccaaaaataatgcGAGCACTAGGACTTGAACCATAGTgagttggggataccactgtccctctaaccatccaaccacaggttggttcgcataaCAAGTGTCGTACTATACACTATCCTTATGGTATCCTTATGGGCAGCGCTACGCGTCTACCGGTGGATGATCTGGAAAGATCCACCACCTCATCACCCGTTAGAGGTCCATCCAACGCCCTAGCCCCATCCTTATTATTGCAACAAAGTCAGTGTTGCAAAACCGTTTGTAACAGAGCTCATGTTGTAGAAACATTTAATAGAGGTTGTGCTGCGTATTTTTTTTCGTTCTTTACTTCTTTGTAGCATAGATGATGTTGCGGAAGGACTTTCGCAATATGAATGATGTTTCACAACTTAGAGGTAGAACACCGTGTAGAACGGGAGCTTGGAAGAAACATGGAAGGTGAGGGATCCAAATCATGCAACATACGAGTTGTTGCGATGGGCATTACTGCAACAAGGGTTTAGTCGCAAAACCGCATGAGAGAATGCGAGTTAAGCCTGCAGGACACGCGTTGCACGGACGAGGTGACGAACGCCCACGTCCGGTCCACCAGCTGTCTTATGTTTCAACAGGCTTGCCGTTGACTAGACTATGTTGATTTAGCACATGGGCAGGAATATCGCAATCATGCCTAAAAAATGTAGCCATGTCGGCGAATCCCATGTCGTGCGTGATTGTTTGTCCTTTTT comes from Triticum aestivum cultivar Chinese Spring chromosome 5B, IWGSC CS RefSeq v2.1, whole genome shotgun sequence and encodes:
- the LOC123116639 gene encoding xylanase inhibitor protein 1-like, whose amino-acid sequence is MALARRSPASLLVIAAVLSVHGLLPAPAAATGKTGQLTVFWGRNKDEGSLREACDTGLYTAVIMSFLNVYGHGKYRLDLSGHPLAGIGDDIRHCQSMGITVSLSIGGFGGDYALPTNRSALDLADHLWFSYLGGRRRGVRRPFGRTRLDGVDLFLERGRPAEHYDALARELARRKARGGKAPRLTATPRYAFPDRLAAPALSTGVFERIHVRFYDYPDCTAFIEDAWGRWTAAYPGSKIHLGLTASENASCYLHPKALWGITMPIVQKAANYGGVMLWDRYYDVVNVQDHYSSYIKNWA